One stretch of Pomacea canaliculata isolate SZHN2017 linkage group LG11, ASM307304v1, whole genome shotgun sequence DNA includes these proteins:
- the LOC112574678 gene encoding rab GTPase-activating protein 1-like isoform X1 — protein sequence MEDTVSQESIESSSTGDEFVVVNGEPKLKVTGDFSDIGDAMMSDSTVCDTRLSSSPGSPEDSKDLSHVIPSSQSVGFLADDLGLGDMTESQEDQSGADRGRSVSLPSLSLGDCTIFNGVTYLGCAMVNAPRSEVEIYRNMAVLNSQSHSAIPVALSVPSTSEGSVRLSMPDLQTACNDGNSSKPSGGCVRLLDPGSNTDIASFRIHRILFCARGPPDSAEKKCFAFTCSHGDSAETAIFQCHVFRCDLSEAVAKILYCFATTFRRVPKKEHGTSTSSLTELPDTEQDFTFTVGLEFKEDDGKGSYSTCPKDKNIFKFRVNSEKRLAITVQHGGPHQLKIERCFGLLISPGRNVKHSDMQLIELVSMGYTSDDRTYSIAGHWDPTEKCFEILNTETEKDTRVFLTVAVDLVIFGIQEPVRFALEVRAKVYPTSERFWQFTKKPHYERFFVKLKQVEGQDCEPAYEVLKVDSQTDRDRRNTSLSLNLQSASKVPPEPVQTPQDPEDESDTDEPLLSGSGIVSKEVKDGNLLEAWAEVLTRWHSNLSSRPKQVTSLVRKGIPEALRGEVWQLLAGCQDSDHLLEQYRVLITKDSPSEAVIQRDVNRTFPAHDFFKESGGLGQDSLYRISKAYSVYDEDIGYVQGLSFLAAALLLHMPEEQAFCVLTKIMFDYGLRNLFKQGFEELHLKFYQLERLLQDQMSDLYEHFMDMGLEVHMFASQWFLTLFTAKFPLHVVFHILDLYLSEGNLMIFSVALGLLKLSRKDLLSHDFEGVLKYFRVHLPKRFRTEEAAIELMQTAIALKVTGKKIKKYEKEYAAMKEQAMQQEDPVERYDRENKRLLDNNMRLEQENDDLAHELVESKLLLRSELDLVHDRCELLDKDLTQTRKTLKETEEEKKRLEVESAQLKEMCRRELERAEQENTRNTAIISDYKQICSQLSERLEMQQKGAREELMRIKCQIKNCEACSKMLDADGKIKLPEMRNNELDENSDVTLLKRQVRELELELAQTKLALVESECKTQDLTHQLSTALSEIQASKNTWFHKTLTSIREVANTKKDPKE from the exons ATGGAGGACACAGTGAGCCAGGAGTCCATTGAGTCATCATCCACTGGAGATGAATTTGtagttgtaaacggcgaacccAAGCTTAAAGTCACAGGTGATTTCAGTGACATTGGTGACGCCATGATGTCGGATTCTACTGTGTGTGATACTCGACTTTCTTCCAGTCCAGGGAGTCCAGAAGATAGCAAGGATCTTAGTCATGTCATTCCATCAAGTCAGTCTGTTGGCTTCTTGGCAGATGACCTTGGACTTGGCGACATGACAGAGAGTCAAGAGGACCAGTCTGGAGCAG ATCGTGGGCGGTCAGTCTCACTTCCATCCCTTTCTCTTGGTGACTGCACCATCTTCAATGGTGTAACATACCTCGGATGTGCTATGGTGAATGCTCCACGGTCTGAAGTAGAGATATACCGCAACATGGCAGTCCTGAACAGCCAGTCCCACAGTGCCATTCCTGTGGCCTTGTCTGTACCAAGTACATCAGAGGGCAGCGTCAG ACTGTCCATGCCAGACCTCCAGACAGCTTGCAACGATGGCAACAGTTCAAA ACCTTCAGGTGGATGCGTTAG attaCTTGATCCTGGTAGCAACACAGACATTGCCAGCTTCCGAATCCATCGCATCCTTTTTTGTGCACGAGGACCACCAGACAGTGCTGAGAAAAAGTGCTTTGCATTCACTTGCAGCCATGGAGACAGTGCTGAGACGGCTATTTTTCAGTGTCACGTTTTCCGCTGTGACCTCAGTGAAGCA GTAGCCAAAATACTGTACTGTTTTGCAACTACATTCCGCCGTGTCCCCAAGAAAGAGCATGGCACATCAACAAGCAGTCTGACAGAACTTCCAGATACTGAGCAGGATTTCACCTTCACAGTTGGCCTGGAATTCAAAGAGGATGATGGCAAGGGCAGCTACTCTACCTGTCcgaaagacaaaaacattttcaagttcCGAGTAAACTCTGAGAAGCGACTTGCCATCACTGTTCAGCACGGTGGCCCGCATCAGCTGAAAATAGAGAG GTGCTTTGGCTTGCTGATATCACCAGGGCGCAATGTCAAGCACAGTGACATGCAGCTGATAGAACTG GTAAGCATGGGATATACTTCTGATGACAGAACATACAGCATTGCTGGCCACTGGGATCCCACAGAGAAATGCTTTGAGATTCTCAACACTGAAACAGAGAAAG ATACCAGAGTTTTCCTAACCGTCGCTGTGGACCTTGTTATCTTTGGGATACAAGAGCCTGTTCGCTTTGCTCTGGAGGTGCGGGCCAAAGTGTATCCCACCAGTGAACGGTTCTGGCAATTCACTAAAAAGCCTCATTATGAACGCTTCTTTGTAAAGCTGAAACAG GTGGAGGGTCAGGATTGTGAGCCAGCATATGAGGTGCTCAAGGTGGATAGCCAAACTGACCGTGACCGCCGCAACACTAGCCTCAGCCTCAACTTGCAGTCAGCCAGCAAAGTGCCCCCAGAGCCAGTTCAAACTCCACAGGATCCTGAGGATGAGTCAG ACACTGATGAGCCTCTGCTGAGTGGATCAGGCATTGTCAGCAAAGAGGTGAAAGATGGCAACCTTTTGGAGGCTTGGGCAGAGGTGCTGACACGCTGGCACAGCAACCTATCTTCCCGTCCCAAGCAGGTGACCAGCCTTGTCCGCAAAGGCATTCCAGAGGCACTGAGGGGCGAAGTCTGGCAATTGCTGGCAGGTTGTCAGGACAGCGACCACCTGCTAGAGCAATACCGAGTCCTGATCACTAAG GATTCTCCTTCTGAAGCTGTGATACAAAGAGATGTCAATCGCACCTTCCCAGCTCACGACTTCTTCAAAGAGAGTGGAGGTCTGGGACAGGACTCCTTGTACAGAATCAGCAAA GCCTACTCTGTATATGATGAAGATATTGGCTATGTGCAAGGTCTCTCATTCCTAGCTGCTGCCCTGCTCTTGCAT ATGCCAGAGGAGCAAGCCTTCTGTGTGCTGACCAAGATCATGTTTGACTATGGCCTCCGTAACCTCTTCAAACAGGGCTTTGAGGAGCTGCACCTTAAGTTCTACCAGCTGGAGCGCTtgctacag GACCAGATGAGTGATCTATATGAACACTTCATGGATATGGGACTGGAGGTTCACATGTTTGCCTCCCAGTGGTTCTTAACGCTGTTCACAGCAAAGTTCCCTCTCCACGTCGTCTTCCACATCCTTGACCTCTATCTGAGTGAG ggtAATCTCATGATATTTAGTGTGGCACTGGGCCTTTTGAAg CTGTCTCGCAAAGACCTGTTGTCACATGACTTTGAAGGGGTGTTGAAGTATTTCCGTGTACATCTGCCAAAACGTTTCCGAACAGAAGAAGCAGCTATAGAGCTCATGCAGACAGCTATTGCTCTGAAG GTGACgggaaagaaaatcaagaaatatgaaaaagaatatGCAGCAATGAAGGAACAGGCAATGCAGCAAGAAGATCCGGTGGAACGTTATGAT AGGGAGAACAAGCGGCTGCTGGACAACAACATGCGCCTGGAACAAGAGAATGATGACCTGGCGCATGAACTGGTAGAGAGCAAGCTACTTCTCCGCAGTGAACTGGATCTT GTGCATGACCGATGTGAGCTTCTGGATAAAGACCTCACTCAGACCCGGAAAACACTGAAAGAaacagaggaggagaagaaacgCCTAGAGGTGGAATCAGCTCAG CTGAAAGAGATGTGCCGACGCGAGTTGGAGCGTGCTGAGCAGGAGAACACGAGAAACACTGCCATCATCTCTGACTACAAACAG ATTTGTTCTCAGCTGAGCGAGCGCCTAGAGATGCAGCAGAAGGGGGCCAGGGAAGAGCTTATGAGAATAAAG TGCCAGATCAAGAACTGTGAGGCATGCTCCAAGATGCTGGATGCAGATGGCAAAATCAAGCTGCCAGAAATGAGAAACAATGAGCTGGATGAAAATTCCGATGTAACCCTTCTTAAAAGACAG GTGCGAGAGCTGGAGTTGGAACTGGCACAGACAAAGCTGGCCCTGGTTGAATCCGAGTGCAAGACACAAGACTTAACCCACCAGCTCAGCACAGCATTGTCTGAGATCCAGGCCTCCAAAAACACCTGGTTTCACAAAACACTGACCTCTATCCGTGAAGTAGCTAACACCAAGAAAGACCCTAAAGAATGA